A window from Vibrio cortegadensis encodes these proteins:
- the ccoO gene encoding cytochrome-c oxidase, cbb3-type subunit II: MSSNSNNRHEIVERNVGLLAILIVFAISLGALVEITPLIFQKQTTEPVENLRVYSALEMEGRDVYIREGCNVCHSQMIRPFRSETERYGHYSVAGESVWEHPFLWGSKRTGPDLARVGGRYSDEWHRVHLIDPRELVPESNMPGFPWLAENELDGKLTQQKLEIFRNQFGVPYTDEQIANASTDVVGKTEMDAVVAYLQSLGHAMK, from the coding sequence ATGAGCTCAAATTCGAATAATCGCCACGAAATAGTTGAACGTAATGTCGGTTTATTGGCAATTTTGATTGTTTTTGCAATCAGCCTAGGTGCATTGGTAGAGATCACTCCGTTGATTTTCCAGAAGCAAACGACAGAGCCTGTTGAGAACTTACGCGTATACTCTGCGCTAGAAATGGAAGGTCGTGATGTTTATATCCGTGAAGGATGTAATGTTTGTCACAGCCAAATGATTCGTCCATTCCGTTCTGAAACAGAGCGTTACGGTCATTACTCTGTTGCTGGTGAAAGTGTTTGGGAACACCCATTCTTATGGGGTTCTAAACGTACTGGCCCTGATCTTGCTCGTGTTGGTGGTCGTTACTCTGATGAGTGGCACCGTGTTCACCTGATTGATCCTCGCGAATTAGTTCCTGAATCAAACATGCCTGGTTTCCCATGGCTTGCAGAGAACGAACTAGATGGCAAACTTACGCAGCAGAAGCTTGAAATATTCCGTAATCAATTTGGTGTTCCATACACTGACGAACAGATTGCGAATGCTTCAACAGATGTTGTTGGTAAGACTGAGATGGATGCTGTTGTTGCATACTTGCAATCTCTCGGTCATGCAATGAAATAA
- the ccoN gene encoding cytochrome-c oxidase, cbb3-type subunit I, with protein MSQEKQLEQNYNYTVVRQFTLVTILWGIVGMAVGVLIAAQLVWPQLNFDTPWLTYSRLRPLHTNAVIFAFGTSALFATSYYVVQRTCQTRLFGGPLVPFTFWGWQAIILAAAISLPLGYTSGKEYAELEWPIDIAITLVWVAYAIVFFGTLIKRTTSHIYVANWFFGAFILTVAVLHIVNSMAIPVSLGKSYSIYSGAVDAMIQWWYGHNAVGFLLTAGFLGMMYYFVPKQAERPVYSYRLSIVHFWALVSLYIWAGPHHLHYTALPDWTQSIGMVMSLVLFAPSWGGMINGIMTLSGAWHKLRYDPILRFLIVSLSFYGMSTFEGPMMSIKTVNALSHYTDWTIGHVHSGALGWVAMVSIGSVYHLIPRLFGQERMYSVSLINAHFWLATIGTVLYIVAMWISGVMQGLMWRAVNSDGTLTYSFVESVQASYPFYFVRFLGGFIFLTGMFLLAYNAYKTITAPKDSLKAIVHPA; from the coding sequence ATGAGCCAAGAAAAGCAGCTTGAACAAAACTACAACTATACAGTCGTTCGTCAGTTTACCTTAGTTACTATTCTCTGGGGTATTGTCGGTATGGCTGTTGGTGTTTTGATTGCCGCTCAATTAGTTTGGCCACAGCTGAACTTTGATACGCCGTGGTTGACGTATAGTCGCTTACGTCCCCTGCATACTAATGCGGTTATTTTTGCGTTCGGTACAAGTGCCCTGTTTGCAACATCATATTATGTTGTTCAGCGTACCTGTCAGACGCGTCTATTTGGGGGCCCTCTGGTTCCATTCACTTTTTGGGGATGGCAAGCCATAATTTTAGCCGCTGCAATATCTTTACCTTTGGGTTACACCTCTGGCAAAGAGTACGCAGAACTAGAATGGCCTATTGATATTGCTATAACACTTGTATGGGTTGCTTATGCCATCGTGTTCTTTGGAACATTGATAAAGCGTACAACATCACACATATACGTAGCTAACTGGTTCTTTGGAGCCTTTATCCTCACTGTCGCAGTACTTCATATTGTGAACAGCATGGCAATCCCTGTCTCTTTGGGTAAATCTTATTCGATTTATTCTGGTGCAGTAGATGCGATGATACAGTGGTGGTATGGACACAACGCCGTAGGTTTCTTACTTACAGCTGGCTTCTTAGGAATGATGTATTACTTTGTCCCTAAGCAAGCAGAACGCCCTGTTTACTCTTACCGTTTATCAATTGTTCACTTTTGGGCTTTAGTATCTCTGTATATTTGGGCTGGTCCTCACCACCTTCATTACACAGCCCTACCTGATTGGACTCAGTCTATCGGTATGGTAATGTCGCTTGTTCTGTTCGCTCCATCTTGGGGTGGTATGATCAACGGTATTATGACCCTATCTGGTGCATGGCATAAACTTCGTTACGATCCTATTCTACGTTTCTTAATCGTTTCACTCTCTTTCTACGGCATGTCGACTTTTGAAGGTCCGATGATGTCTATTAAGACAGTAAACGCATTATCACATTACACTGACTGGACGATCGGCCACGTGCATTCTGGTGCATTAGGTTGGGTTGCTATGGTTTCAATTGGTTCTGTATACCACTTGATCCCTCGCCTGTTTGGTCAAGAACGTATGTACTCTGTAAGCCTAATCAACGCTCACTTCTGGTTAGCAACAATTGGTACTGTTCTTTACATCGTAGCAATGTGGATTTCTGGTGTTATGCAAGGTTTGATGTGGCGTGCAGTTAACTCTGATGGCACATTGACTTATAGCTTTGTTGAATCAGTACAAGCGTCTTACCCATTCTACTTCGTACGTTTCTTAGGTGGATTTATCTTCCTAACTGGTATGTTCTTACTTGCATACAACGCGTACAAAACCATCACTGCACCGAAAGATAGCCTTAAAGCTATCGTTCACCCGGCATAA
- a CDS encoding FIST signal transduction protein has product MQFISLTSNNTDERNVALEFKQQLKTTNISSLICYYTEEYCSELLSQHLVEAFPNIPIQGCSSCQGIMTEKGYHSGPVVGILAISDLGINAYGTGLSHYSDDRENIDSAIAQALDEAMLSADRIGEVPSLIILHATPGDEERMIACIDKKFGTLVAIIGGSAADNTIDGKWSIFNEKSHCQSGVSVTLVYSSQSIFTSFSAGHSATEYQGTITKARGRELLEIDHKPALEVYHYWTDHHLGNLTSDGYLFDKATIYPLGRIAGYIYEQPYYKLSHPIRETPSQGIELFTSIQEGEKIYLMVGNKTHLIGRAARVVNSAYNQKLEDMERLGGINIFCAGPMLHLRQDIDAVCDQINTALDGKPFICPFTFGEQGRFIGGENGHGNLMISSAVFHKVTG; this is encoded by the coding sequence ATGCAATTTATCTCTCTGACATCCAATAATACAGATGAACGAAATGTCGCTTTAGAGTTTAAGCAGCAACTCAAAACAACAAATATCAGCAGCTTGATTTGTTACTACACTGAAGAGTATTGTTCAGAATTATTATCACAACATTTGGTCGAAGCATTTCCGAATATACCGATCCAAGGCTGCAGTTCTTGCCAAGGTATTATGACGGAAAAAGGCTATCATTCAGGGCCGGTGGTCGGCATATTAGCCATCTCTGACTTAGGTATAAACGCCTACGGGACAGGTTTATCTCATTACTCAGATGATAGAGAAAATATTGATTCCGCCATTGCTCAAGCATTAGATGAGGCAATGTTAAGTGCCGACCGAATCGGTGAAGTGCCGAGTTTAATCATTCTCCATGCTACGCCAGGTGATGAAGAGAGAATGATTGCTTGTATTGATAAGAAATTCGGAACACTCGTTGCAATCATTGGAGGAAGTGCGGCTGATAACACAATTGACGGGAAGTGGTCTATTTTCAACGAAAAATCACATTGCCAATCAGGTGTCAGCGTCACTCTCGTCTATTCATCTCAATCAATTTTCACCTCATTCAGTGCCGGGCATTCAGCCACCGAATACCAAGGTACAATCACGAAGGCCCGTGGTCGAGAGCTACTAGAAATCGATCACAAACCCGCTTTAGAAGTCTACCATTATTGGACAGATCATCATCTAGGCAATTTAACTTCTGATGGTTACTTATTCGACAAGGCCACTATTTACCCATTAGGTAGAATCGCAGGATATATTTACGAACAGCCTTATTACAAACTATCACATCCAATAAGGGAGACACCATCTCAAGGAATCGAGCTTTTTACTTCAATCCAAGAAGGTGAGAAGATTTACCTTATGGTTGGAAACAAAACACATCTTATCGGCCGAGCCGCACGAGTTGTTAATTCCGCTTATAATCAAAAACTTGAAGATATGGAAAGGCTTGGTGGTATCAATATTTTTTGCGCCGGACCTATGCTTCACTTAAGGCAAGATATCGACGCCGTTTGTGATCAGATAAACACCGCCTTAGACGGTAAGCCATTCATCTGTCCTTTTACATTTGGTGAGCAAGGGCGCTTCATAGGTGGTGAAAACGGGCATGGTAACCTAATGATTTCATCAGCCGTATTTCACAAAGTTACAGGGTAA